A single region of the Triticum dicoccoides isolate Atlit2015 ecotype Zavitan chromosome 2B, WEW_v2.0, whole genome shotgun sequence genome encodes:
- the LOC119366356 gene encoding uncharacterized protein LOC119366356: MPCRHMLKVMDIFGYMEIPQQLIVKRWTRDAKAPLEGLSKQTRFCSICNGKGHKKTTCPDGDLPKQPRKEVKCSNCDVAGHKRIPAPTLRVSSCKQRLQPTARGASPSTNKSESGVVNWSRAPSISWPSSGVTLVLVWKTDSDAFYQSEGSADGGVSHGLE; this comes from the exons ATGCCGTGCCGCCACATGCTGAAG GTCATGGACATTTTTGGTTATATGGAGATACCCCAACAATTGATCGTGAAGAGGTGGACAAGGGACGCGAAGGCACCATTAGAGGGGTTGAGTAAGCAAACGCGGTTTTGCAGCATTTGCAATGGGAAAGGCCATAAGAAGACGACCTGCCCAGACGGTGATTTGCCGAAGCAACCAAGGAAGGAAGTGAAGTGTAGCAACTGTGATGTGGCTGGTCACAAGAGAATACCTGCACCAACCCTGAGGGTGTCAAGCTGTAAACAGCGCCTGCAACCAACAGCTAGAG GCGCGAGTCCTAGTACCAACAAGAGTGAGAGTGGAGTTGTGAATTGGTCGAGAGCGCCCTCCATCAGCTGGCCAAGCTCAGGTGTGACCTTAGTCTTGGTGTGGAAGACTGACAGCGATGCTTTCTATCAG TCCGAGGGCTCGGCTGATGGTGGTGTTAGTCATGGGCTGGAATGA